The window AGCATCGATTACACCATCGTCGACTCTAACGCTTTCACGATTAACTCGAATCTGTTCCCGGAAGCGCAGGTGGCATTCGATATCAGCGAACCCCAGGATGTGGCCTGGGCGTTCCCGCAGTCAAGTGACGACAGCCTCTATCGCGAGGCACAGAAGTTTTTCAAAGGTATTAAGCAAAACGGCGTAATCGCTGATGCGCTCGAAAATTATTACGGACATTTAGGTGAAATCGACTACAGCGGTGCCATTTTGTTCGCCAGCCGTATCCAGACCCGCCTGCCTAAATGGGACGCAATGCTGAAAGAAGCGGCTTTGGAGAACGGGCTGGATTGGGAACTGCTAGCCGCGCAGAGTTACCAGGAATCGCACTGGAATCCGAAAGCAAAATCACCTACCGGGGTGCGAGGTTTTATGATGCTCACGCTGGATACAGCAAAGTATGTGGGCATTAAAAACAGGCTCGACGCGAAACAAAGTATTTTTGGTGGAGCCAAATATTTTAAATCCATTTACGATCGAATTCCCGATCGAATCGCCGACCCGGACCGAACCTGGCTTGCAATGGCCGCCTACAATATAGGAATGGGGCATCTCGAAGATGCACGCGTTTTAACCGCCCGCCAGGGTGGCAACCCGGACAAATGGGCCGACGTGCGCGAACGCCTGCCGTTACTCGCCAAACGAAAATACTACAAGAATACCAAGCACGGTTACGCCCGCGGCTGGGAAGCGGTGAAGTATGTCCGCAATATTCGCAATTTCCACACAATCATCGCGTGGAACGGCAAAGGCAAGATCGCACAAGAGCAAATTGCCAGCCTCGAGACAGAAACGCCACAATTCAAGCATTTCAGCCCGGTTGTAACCGAAGCCGTTAGATCACTCGCCGGTGAAGCGACCCCCTCCAGCCTTTAAACCAGTTAGGTATTTGTTGCTTAGCAAGACAACCAATCAATTTTTTGCCAGCACCCTAAACTGTTAACCTGGCGATTAAATATATGATCCTATCTATTTAATCGCGCTATTTAATCGCGCCCCCTTGAAATACTGGCAAAAATGTATGAACTGTCAATATTTCAACGGTTTACATTGCCCGCAGGGCAATGGCGGTGCCTCCCTGCCCCGCCGATTAACTTCGCAATTTTTATTGCCAAGTTAATAGTGAGCGCCGCATCTATTCATCATCACGCATCGACAGCCTTGCGACCGGCATTTACCAAACGACCAACATTACAGCCGCGCAACAAAAATACAAAACCTTCTTAGTGTTTGGGAACCTTTATTAAAAAGGTTTAAGCGCAACACGCACACAAGTGAACCGACCCGTTTCATCAACAACCAATTTTGTTAACTGGGCAATTAAATTTTCCCAGTTAACTTCACTCAAGACCATCCGCCTGATTTCGCAATCGCTTTTTCGATTCTCGACGAAATTTGAAAAACTGCTGAATTAATTCGCTGCACTCCTGCGCACAAACACCGCCAGACCATGCAAATTCATGATTAAAATATTTAGCGGACAAAAGCTCAGGATTACTTTCCAGCACACCAGCTTTTGGTTCAGGCGCGCCAAATACAACTCGAGCGATTCTGGCATGCACAATAGCGCCCAAGCACATAGTGCAAGGTTCAATGGTCACATATAAAGTTGCATTCGGCAGACGATAATTTTTTTGCCGCTGACCCGCATCTCTCAGCGCACAGATCTCTGCATGACCCGATGCATCGCAACTGCCAATAGGGTTGTTAGAACCTCGGCCAATAATAGCGCCGTCTTGAACCAGTACCGCACCCACAGGCACTTCGCCCTGTGCGGCAGCCTCCCGGGCTAGAACCAGTGCCTCTGTCATCCAGTGCTCGTCGTTTAAGCTCATTGCTGACACATTTCCTCGGGCTCAAGTACTTGAATATAAAAATCCGCCTCAACACTGAGCTCCTCATACCCAACCAGAGCTACCCTCGCCTCGGGGTCGCCATTCCAGGCAAGCGGCGTCATTGCCAACAAACTTTCAATTGCTGCCGCGTTAGGTAACTTGATTAAAAACTGTAAACGCTGCTCAGTGCGTATCGAAAAACCGTTCAGTGCCGCCGGCTTTTCGTGTTGGCGCACCTCTGCGTAGAGTTTTTCCTTTAGCTGAAACAAATGCCGCTCTGCAGGACTGACTCTCACCAACAAGCCGCCGCGGCGCAACACCCGCAATACTTCTTGTCCATCGAAAGGCGCAAAAACATTGAGCGCAATATCAATGCAATTGTCTTCCAGAGGAATGGCATACGTACTGGCGACCGCGTAAAACAGCGCTAGCCCTTCACATTTTGCTTGCAACTGTCTGCCCGCTACTGCTGCTCTGCGCACAGCAGGCTTGGAAATATCGACGCCGTAAGCAGTGGCGGAACCACCGAGTGAGGCGACAATTTTTTCGAGATAATAGCCTTCACCGCAGCCTAAATCCAAAAGCTGACAACCTGCGCTTTTATTTACATTTGCGCACACTGCTTGCTGCAATGCTTCAACTAATGGCGCATAAAAACCAGCACGCAAAAAGGCTTTGCGCGCATCAATCATGGTGTCACTATCACCAGGGTTACGGCTGTTTTTCTGGTTCGCAAGCAGAAGATTTAAATAGCCTTGCCGCGCTTGATCGTACTGATGATTTTGGGCGCACCGAAAGATTTTATCCTGCTGAATTAACGGTTCCATGCACTTCGGACAACACCAACTCACACCAGCCCTCCGCTATCGGCCAAACGGTCGTCCACGGGTTCAACTAACGCAAACCGCGGTACAGATTTAAGCTGACCCTCAATCTCCACCTCAACCAGACTGGCAAACAGCGATAACGGTCGAACCCACAAACTGTGGTCACCGTATAGACAACGGTAAACCACCATAACCTCCTCGGTTTCCGAGTGGCGTGCGGTATCGAGCACTTGATATTCATTGCCACGAAAATGGCGGTAGCGGCCGGGAATAATTTCTGTTGTCACGTTTTGGTCTCTCTGCAAACTGTGAATAACCTCTGGTAGTATACGCAGCCCCATGTAGAAGGTCATCCGCACACAGCACTGTTGCGATAGCGGCCTGTTTAGCACTGTGAGATTTTCCGAGTATCATCAATGAACAATCCCGAACGAGCACCCATTGGCCTGTTTTATGGCAGCTCCACCTGCTACACCGAAATGGCGGGCGAAAAAATTCGCGCAGAACTTGGTGAGGACCTGGTGGATGTTTTTAATGTTGCCGACGAGCCCATCGCCAACGGGCTTTACTACGACTACCTGATTTTTGGCATCCCCACCTGGGATTACGGTGAGCTGCAAGAAGACTGGGAGGAAATCTGGGATGAAATGGACGATCTCGATTTTTCCGGCAAAACAATCGCGCTCTACGGCCTGGGCGATCAAGTGGGCTATCCTGAATGGTTCCTCGATGCTCTGGGATACCTCTACCATAAGCTAAATGGTCAAGGCGCAAAGATAGTTGGATTCTGGCCTGCTGACGGCTACGAATTTGAGCAGAGCAAAGCCCTGCTCGAAGATTCACAGCTGTTTGTTGGATTAGCGCTGGACGAAGAAACTGAATTCGACAAGTCCGCCGAACGTATTGCAACCTGGTGCCGCCAGATCCGCAGCGAATTCGGGCTCGACTAGTTTTGGAAAAGCCGCTCGAAAACGCCTCTATTCGATGGGATGAGAATAACCAACCCGTCTCAGTACAATTTGGTGACGTGTATTTTTCGAAACATAACGGCCTCGAAGAAACCCGGTTCGTTTTCCTGGCGCAGAACAACCTCGCCGAACGTTTCGCTGCACTTGTAAACGGCGAGAGGTTTTGCATCGCAGAAACCGGGTTTGGATCAGGGCTGAATTTTCTCGCGTGCTGGCAGCTCTGGGAACAATCGCGCTCTACCAACTGCCCCGCTACGCACCTGCATTTTGTTTCGGTGGAGAAGTACCCCCTGACACGCGAGGACCTCGCCCGCGCACTCTCGCTGTGGCCTGAGCTGAAGCCTTATGCCGATCAGCTTATTGACCAATACCCACCTCAACCGGCGCGGGGTGTCCACAGAATCAGATTTCCTCTCGGCGGTGTCAGCCTAACGTTGATATTTGAAGATGCTGCAGACGGGTTGCACCAATTGAAACCCTGCGCGACCGACGGTTCGCCTGCGCCACAGAACTACCAATTTGGGCCGGGCAAGCTCAAAGTCGACGCCTGGTTTCTGGACGGATTCGCCCCGGCGAAAAACCCGGGCATGTGGAGCCCTGAACTCTTCCAAAGTGTCGGTGCACTAAGCGCTGAGAACACCAGCTTCGCGACCTTCACCGCTGCCGGCCTGGTTAAGCGTGGGCTGCAGGAAGCGGGTTTCGCGATCGAAAAAGTACCGGGATTTGGCCGCAAGCGGGAGATGCTGCGCGGTCTATTTAGTTGGGAAAATCCCGTCGCCAACGAGGAAACCTCTCCGGCTGGCGGCGAAAGCGTGACTGCGCGGGGAGGTGCTCGAGGAAGCACTCGAGGCAATTCAGCAAGGCTGTTTTGGCACCTACTGAGCCCGACTGACCAGCCTGCTTCCAATGCCACCAATGTCGCAATCATTGGCGGCGGGCTTGCGGGGTGCATGGCTGCCGCAGCCCTCGCCCGCCGGGGACTGAGAGTGACAATTGTTGAGCAGCAAGCAAACCTTGCGCAGGCAGCATCGGGCAATCGGCAGGGAGTTGTGTACTGTCGACTATCCCCTCACGACGACCCGCTAAGCCGGTTCAATTTGTTGGCGCAGGTATTCGCCAACAATTTCTACGCGGCCCCAGATTACAATCTGTTCGGCTCTTGTGGGAACCGCTGTGGCGTGCTGCACCTTGCCATGAATGACAAACAGCGCACACACTACCAGGCCATCGCAGAACGGTATCATTGTGAGCAACCACAAAATGGCTCTATTTCTTACGGCTCAGCATCAAGGGCCAAATTAAATCACTTTCAGTGGCTGGGCGAGGACGCCGCGTCAGAGTGCGCGGGCATCTTGGTAAAATACCCTGGCTTATTTGTGCAAGGCGCCGGCTGGCTGTCTCCCCAGGGTGTCTGCAACACACTGTGCTCGCACCCGAATATTGAGCTGCGGCTGAGTACCGAGATCTCCGATCTGCGCCGAACCACAAACACCTGGCACCTCTTCGACACACAGAACGCGCAAGTTACGACCGCATCACACGTCGTTATCGCCAATGCGGCAGCGGCAAAAAAATTAGCACAAACCGCCGAGCTGCCGCTCAATCAGATTCGGGGTCAGGTCACCCATATCGCCACTAACCACGCCATGGGTGAACCGCTTGTCGGTTTGCAAACCGTTATTTGCGGCGACGGGTACGTATCCCCTCCCCACGAAAATATGGTCTGTGCAGGCGCCACGTTTACGCTTCGCAATCACGAGCAAAGCTTAAGCGGGCAGTGCCAACAAACCAACCTCGACAACCTGGCGGCAATGGTTAAGATGGAAAGCGGAATAACGCCGCCTCCGCTGGACGGCAGGGTAGGATTTCGTACCACTACGCCGGATTATTTTCCTCTGGTGGGCCCAGTCCCAAAAACCGGCGAAATGCGAACGCGCTTCAGCTCCCTCCAACACAAGGCGAACGCCGAGTTGACAACTGCGGGTGAATACCATGAAAACCTGTTTTGCCTATTGGGTCTCGGCTCACGCGGGCTCGCCTACAGTCCACTTGCGGCAGAAACGCTCGCCGCCGTTATTTGCAGTGAACCTCTGCCTCTCAGCCAAGAGCTCTACCGACACATCAACCCCGCTCGTTTTCTGATTCGTGAACTCATTCGCGGCTCGCGGAAACGCAGAGACTGAAGACAGCTAAACTTAAGGGCAGCCCGTTTATCGCTCAACGCCTGTTACCGGTCATTGTTAGCGCACGGATTGCCAGCTAAAGACTGAATGGCTGCTGCGGCACGTGATCGAACCGACAGTTACATCTGTACGCGACGCCGGCAGCCCGAGAATCGCGTCCGCTTTGCTGCGAAGAATAAGAGAGGAAATAATCATGCTACTGCGCTCCAGAAATAATCCGGATACACTCGTCTCCACACAAGACAGTGTGCACAACTATTACGAATCCCTGGTAATAGCACAGCTGTTACGTGCCAGTGACCGCGCCAATGAGGATGCAGAGTTTATGGCTGACGTTACCTGCGTCGCTCTGAACCGATTGCCACCACGCTATGTTCGCCACGATGTCGATATGACATTTTTTCTCTCCCCAGCAGAAATGGAGGAGATGGAGACCAAAGTCGCTCACGCAGTTAACCATGCAATGGCTTACGTTGAGACCCGCGAACGGGAAAAACTCGCCGCAACATCTCGTGCTTCAGACGAAGAGCGCGAATAATCTAACCTGAATCGTATATCATGTGGCTTCGTTTATAACTGGAATCCGTTATGTCAGTCACATCCATGCGAGGGTTTCACGCACTTGCGTTAGCGCTGCTCGCTTTTGTAGCGGCGCCCCTATGGGCTGATGAGCCACTCAACTACCTCTTACTTGAAGAACTGGCGCACGACGACCAGCAATTTACACAAGGTCTCGAGCTCGTCGGCGATGTGATGTATGAAAGTAGCGGGCTTACAGACAAGTCTTTCGTTCGCAGCTACCGGGTTGACACTGGCGAGGTTATTCAGGAAACCCATTTCCCTGGGCGGGTTTTTGCGGAAGGTATTACCCTGTTCAACAACAAGCTCTATCTCTTGACCTGGCGCAACGGGATATTGTTCACGCTCAACCCCAGCACATTACAAATAACCGGGAGCAAGAAATACCGGGGTGAAGGCTGGGGAATCGCACATACCGACACCGAACTGGTGATGAGTGATGGCTCTCCCACATTAACTTTCCGCGACCCAGTTAGCTTTAAGCCCAAACGCACACTACAAGTAAAAGGCAAGGACGGCGCAATCCGCGACCTCAATGAACTTGAGTACGCTAAAGGGTCGCTCTGGGCAAACCGCTGGCAAACCGCGCTTATTTACCGTATCGACGCCACAACCGGCGCAGTCACTGGCGTACTCGATTTAGCTGCTCTGATTCCCCCGCACCTTAAAAACTCCTACGATCACGTACTCAACGGTATCGCCTACGATGCTGACAAAGATGCTTTCTGGGTCACCGGTAAGAAGTGGCCTGTTCGCTACCTGATCAAAATTCTGCCTGGATCAAAACCCGCTGAATAATTTTTGTGCAAAAGGCTTGTTTCCAGCGGCCGACTAATTACAATGCGCGCACTTTAACTTATGGGAATCAGACAATGAGCACCGAGTTACTCTCACCGGCTGGCACACTTAAAAGCATGCGCTTCGCGTTCGCTTACGGCGCAAGCGCCGTATACGCAGGGCAGCCACGCTACAGCCTGCGAGTTCGTAACAACGAGTTCAACAAGATAGAAAATATCGCTGCCGCCGTTGAAGAAGCTCACGCACAAGGCAAACAATTTTATCTCGCCAGTAATATCTCGCCGCACAACGATAAAGTGCGTTCCTATCTGCGTGATCTGGAACCGGTTATCGCGATGAAGCCCGACGCGCTGATTATGTCCGATCCTGGATTAATTATGTTGGTACGGGAAACCTGGCCGGATCAGCCCGTGCATTTAAGTGTTCAGGCCAACGCCGTAAATTATGCGACAGTCAAATTCTGGGCCACGCAAGGGATTGAACGTGTAATTCTGTCTCGCGAATTGTCGCTAGATGAAGTTGAAGAAATCCGCCAGCAGTGCCCCGAAGTCGAGTTGGAAGTGTTTGTTCACGGAGCCTTGTGCATCGCTTACTCCGGGCGCTGCTTGCTTTCCGGCTACATGACTCATCGGGACTCGAACCAAGGGG of the Teredinibacter turnerae T7901 genome contains:
- the mltF gene encoding membrane-bound lytic murein transglycosylase MltF, with protein sequence MLSAIGSLTKLATIGAVCAGLVSSRIPTTLESVQASGKLVVISRNGPTTYYEGPEGLTGFEYQIADQFAKYLGVELEIRETENLGVMLDSVGTDKGQFAAAGLAITDTRKQKVRFSDPYMQITQQVVYRQSETRPTSVADLQNKNILVIGNSSHAEKLRELQKTYPDLTWHESHEVEMLDLIEMVHDGSIDYTIVDSNAFTINSNLFPEAQVAFDISEPQDVAWAFPQSSDDSLYREAQKFFKGIKQNGVIADALENYYGHLGEIDYSGAILFASRIQTRLPKWDAMLKEAALENGLDWELLAAQSYQESHWNPKAKSPTGVRGFMMLTLDTAKYVGIKNRLDAKQSIFGGAKYFKSIYDRIPDRIADPDRTWLAMAAYNIGMGHLEDARVLTARQGGNPDKWADVRERLPLLAKRKYYKNTKHGYARGWEAVKYVRNIRNFHTIIAWNGKGKIAQEQIASLETETPQFKHFSPVVTEAVRSLAGEATPSSL
- the tadA gene encoding tRNA adenosine(34) deaminase TadA, which translates into the protein MSLNDEHWMTEALVLAREAAAQGEVPVGAVLVQDGAIIGRGSNNPIGSCDASGHAEICALRDAGQRQKNYRLPNATLYVTIEPCTMCLGAIVHARIARVVFGAPEPKAGVLESNPELLSAKYFNHEFAWSGGVCAQECSELIQQFFKFRRESKKRLRNQADGLE
- a CDS encoding putative RNA methyltransferase yields the protein MSWCCPKCMEPLIQQDKIFRCAQNHQYDQARQGYLNLLLANQKNSRNPGDSDTMIDARKAFLRAGFYAPLVEALQQAVCANVNKSAGCQLLDLGCGEGYYLEKIVASLGGSATAYGVDISKPAVRRAAVAGRQLQAKCEGLALFYAVASTYAIPLEDNCIDIALNVFAPFDGQEVLRVLRRGGLLVRVSPAERHLFQLKEKLYAEVRQHEKPAALNGFSIRTEQRLQFLIKLPNAAAIESLLAMTPLAWNGDPEARVALVGYEELSVEADFYIQVLEPEEMCQQ
- a CDS encoding DUF1653 domain-containing protein produces the protein MTTEIIPGRYRHFRGNEYQVLDTARHSETEEVMVVYRCLYGDHSLWVRPLSLFASLVEVEIEGQLKSVPRFALVEPVDDRLADSGGLV
- the fldB gene encoding flavodoxin FldB, producing MNNPERAPIGLFYGSSTCYTEMAGEKIRAELGEDLVDVFNVADEPIANGLYYDYLIFGIPTWDYGELQEDWEEIWDEMDDLDFSGKTIALYGLGDQVGYPEWFLDALGYLYHKLNGQGAKIVGFWPADGYEFEQSKALLEDSQLFVGLALDEETEFDKSAERIATWCRQIRSEFGLD
- the mnmC gene encoding bifunctional tRNA (5-methylaminomethyl-2-thiouridine)(34)-methyltransferase MnmD/FAD-dependent 5-carboxymethylaminomethyl-2-thiouridine(34) oxidoreductase MnmC, producing MEKPLENASIRWDENNQPVSVQFGDVYFSKHNGLEETRFVFLAQNNLAERFAALVNGERFCIAETGFGSGLNFLACWQLWEQSRSTNCPATHLHFVSVEKYPLTREDLARALSLWPELKPYADQLIDQYPPQPARGVHRIRFPLGGVSLTLIFEDAADGLHQLKPCATDGSPAPQNYQFGPGKLKVDAWFLDGFAPAKNPGMWSPELFQSVGALSAENTSFATFTAAGLVKRGLQEAGFAIEKVPGFGRKREMLRGLFSWENPVANEETSPAGGESVTARGGARGSTRGNSARLFWHLLSPTDQPASNATNVAIIGGGLAGCMAAAALARRGLRVTIVEQQANLAQAASGNRQGVVYCRLSPHDDPLSRFNLLAQVFANNFYAAPDYNLFGSCGNRCGVLHLAMNDKQRTHYQAIAERYHCEQPQNGSISYGSASRAKLNHFQWLGEDAASECAGILVKYPGLFVQGAGWLSPQGVCNTLCSHPNIELRLSTEISDLRRTTNTWHLFDTQNAQVTTASHVVIANAAAAKKLAQTAELPLNQIRGQVTHIATNHAMGEPLVGLQTVICGDGYVSPPHENMVCAGATFTLRNHEQSLSGQCQQTNLDNLAAMVKMESGITPPPLDGRVGFRTTTPDYFPLVGPVPKTGEMRTRFSSLQHKANAELTTAGEYHENLFCLLGLGSRGLAYSPLAAETLAAVICSEPLPLSQELYRHINPARFLIRELIRGSRKRRD
- a CDS encoding late competence development ComFB family protein, which gives rise to MLLRSRNNPDTLVSTQDSVHNYYESLVIAQLLRASDRANEDAEFMADVTCVALNRLPPRYVRHDVDMTFFLSPAEMEEMETKVAHAVNHAMAYVETREREKLAATSRASDEERE
- a CDS encoding glutaminyl-peptide cyclotransferase, with product MSVTSMRGFHALALALLAFVAAPLWADEPLNYLLLEELAHDDQQFTQGLELVGDVMYESSGLTDKSFVRSYRVDTGEVIQETHFPGRVFAEGITLFNNKLYLLTWRNGILFTLNPSTLQITGSKKYRGEGWGIAHTDTELVMSDGSPTLTFRDPVSFKPKRTLQVKGKDGAIRDLNELEYAKGSLWANRWQTALIYRIDATTGAVTGVLDLAALIPPHLKNSYDHVLNGIAYDADKDAFWVTGKKWPVRYLIKILPGSKPAE